Proteins co-encoded in one Cucurbita pepo subsp. pepo cultivar mu-cu-16 chromosome LG15, ASM280686v2, whole genome shotgun sequence genomic window:
- the LOC111811379 gene encoding 3-ketoacyl-CoA thiolase 2, peroxisomal-like, producing the protein MEKALNRQRVLLQHLQPSSSSSGSASLSASVCAAGESASHSYHRTGAFGDDIVIVAACRTAICRAKKGGFKDTPAEDLLASVLKAVIEKTELNPSEVGDIVVGTVLAPGSIRASECRMAAFYAGFPDTVSIRTVNRQCSSSLQAVADVAAAIKVGYYDIGIGAGLECMSINDIEFPVSDNPKANVFRQARDCMLPMGITSENVAQQYGVSREEQDQAAVESHRRAAAASASGKFKDEIIPVSTKIVDPKSGVAKPVVVSVDDGIRPSTNMEILGKLKPAFKKDGCTTAGNSSQVSDGAAAVLLMKRSLAIQKGLPILGVFRSFSVVGVDPAVMGIGPAVAIPAAVKSAGLTLQDIDLFEINEAFASQYVYCCKELKLDTQKVNVNGGAIALGHPLGATGARCVATLLSEMKRRGRDSRFGVISMCIGSGMGAAAVLERGDSVDELGNARPTSH; encoded by the exons ATGGAGAAGGCACTTAACAGGCAGCGGGTTCTTCTTCAACATTTGCAGCCcagctcttcttcttctggatCTGCATCGCTTTCT GCTTCGGTTTGTGCTGCTGGAGAAAGCGCTTCACATTCATACCATAGGACTGGTGCGTTTGGGGATGATATTGTCATTGTAGC aGCATGTCGTACAGCGATTTGCAGAGCAAAGAAAGGGGGTTTCAAGGATACTCCTGCAGAGGATCTTCTTGCATCTGTTCTAAAG GCTGTGATCGAGAAAACAGAACTGAATCCGAGTGAAGTTGGTGATATAGTAGTTGGCACTGTTTTGGCTCCTGGCTCTATAAGAGCTTCTGAATGCAGGATGGCTGCTTTCTATGCTGGCTTCCCTG ACACGGTAAGCATAAGAACGGTCAACCGACAGTGCTCGTCCAGCCTTCAAGCTGTTGCTGATGTTGCTGCTGCCATTAAAGTTGGATATTATGATATTG GCATTGGTGCTGGGTTGGAGTGCATGTCTATTAATGACATTGAATTTCCTGTTAGCGATAACCCCAAa GCAAATGTCTTTAGACAAGCTCGAGATTGTATGCTTCCAATGGGCATCACTTCTGAAAATGTTGCCCAACAATACGGTGTGAGTAGGGAAGAGCAAGACCAGGCTGCT GTTGAATCGCATAGGCGTGCTGCTGCAGCAAGTGCATCTGGTAAATTCAAAGACGAGATCATCCCTGTCTCCACTAAG ATCGTCGACCCAAAATCTGGTGTTGCAAAGCCCGTGGTTGTATCTGTGGATGATGGCATACGGCCGAGCACAAACATGGAAATTTTGGGAAAGTTGAAGCCAGCATTCAAGAAAGATGGCTGCACAACAGCAG GGAACTCTAGTCAAGTTAGTGACGGTGCTGCTGCAGTCCTCCTCATGAAAAGAAGCTTAGCTATCCAGAAGGGACTTCCTATTCTTGGTGTCTTTAG GAGTTTTTCAGTAGTTGGTGTTGATCCAGCAGTGATGGGAATTGGACCAGCTGTTGCAATTCCTGCAGCTGTTAAATCTGCTGGTCTTACTCTCCAAGATATTGAcctttttgaaattaatgag GCATTTGCATCTCAGTATGTGTATTGCTGTAAGGAACTAAAGCTTGATACTCAAAAGGTGAATGTCAATGGCGGTGCAATTGCTCTGGGCCACCCTTTGGGCGCAACTG GTGCTCGTTGTGTAGCGACACTCTTGAGTGAAATGAAGCGTCGTGGAAGGGACAGTCGATTTGGGGTCATCTCCATGTGCATAG GCTCGGGAATGGGGGCTGCAGCTGTACTAGAAAGAGGCGACTCTGTTGATGAGCTTGGCAACGCAAGGCCAACCTCCCactaa
- the LOC111811380 gene encoding sm-like protein LSM5, translating to MANNPSQLLPSELIDRCIGSKIWVIMKGDKELVGTLKGFDVYVNMVLEDVTEYEITAEGRRITKLDQILLNGNNIAILVPGGSPDAE from the exons ATGGCTAACAATCCTTCGCAGCTACTGCCCTCAG AGTTAATCGACCGATGTATAGGGTCTAAAATATGGGTCATTATGAAGGGCGACAAAGAGCTTGTTGGCACTCTTAAAGGATTTGATGTTTATGTCAACATGGTTCTTGAAGATGTTACTGAATA TGAGATCACTGCTGAGGGGAGACGGATAACAAAGTTGGATCAGATTCTACTCAATGGGAACAACATTGCTATT CTCGTTCCCGGTGGATCGCCGGACGCAGAATAG
- the LOC111811381 gene encoding ribonuclease P protein subunit p25-like, with the protein MDRYQKVEKPKPELPISENEIRITSQGAIRNYITYASTLLQEKRVRDIVLKAMGQAISKAVAIAEILKKRISRLHQETAISSVSITDVWEPIEEGLVPVEMTRHVSMISITLSNRELNKNSPGYQAPHFVEQPKQQYNNQQQQQQQQQPQQPPPRQPRVYHNAVNEDPYGQGRGRGRGRGRGWGRGGYGNYQGGYGNYQGGYGHYQGGYGHYQGGSDNYQGGPGYYQDNGGYSNWGRGGGRSRGWAYRGAGYERGRGGGGRGYSRGRGRMGGHTRGGGGGNQA; encoded by the exons ATGGACAGATACCAGAAGGTCGAGAAGCCCAAACCTGAATTACCTATTAGCGAAAATGAGATCCGAATCACTAGTCAAGGCGCCATTCGAAACTACATCACCTATGCTTCTACGCTGCTTCAG GAAAAACGTGTCCGAGACATCGTCTTGAAAGCAATGGGACAGGCAATCAGTAAAGCAGTGGCTATTGCAGAAATTTTAAAG AAGAGAATATCACGGTTACATCAAGAAACAGCCATCAGCTCAGTTAGTATAACTGATGTATGGGAACCCATTGAAGAGGGTCTTGTACC GGTGGAGATGACACGTCACGTTTCAATGATTTCAATTACCCTGTCCAATCGAGAGCTAAATAAGAATTCTCCGGG gTATCAAGCTCCACACTTTGTGGAACAGCCAAAGCAACAATATAACaatcagcagcagcagcagcagcagcagcagccccAACAACCACCACCCAGACAACCTCGCGTTTATCACAATGCTGTTAATGAAG ATCCATATGGTCAAGGCAGAGGGCGTGGTAGAGGGAGAGGGCGTGGTTGGGGAAGAGGTGGATATGGGAACTATCAAGGTGGATACGGCAACTACCAAGGTGGATATGGCCACTACCAAGGTGGCTACGGCCACTACCAAGGTGGTTCTGACAACTACCAAGGTGGTCCTGGCTATTATCAAG ATAATGGTGGATACTCGAATTGGGGACGAGGAGGTGGGCGGAGTAGAGGCTGGGCCTACCGTG GAGCTGGATACGAAAGAggcagaggaggaggaggtagAGGTTATAGCCGTGGACGGGGGCGAATGGGTGGTCACACAAGGGGGGGCGGCGGGGGAAACCAGGCTTAG
- the LOC111811384 gene encoding uncharacterized protein LOC111811384, with protein sequence MQQVLQWVFKETNEKDSTKKKETSCDKGSSRSKEIVVSVSNHCGGSQRSKGFEGRRFDLKRLKSFALLCRKDIAKSCFYSTINIKRPRTTQGGFDNMHQYWIHKMKKEDIGQKVDSCSVHAGTKVLPITDATLVEQCGSKGVKKVVANGESKTKGKSRVKELLRWAMASRSEKGGKFITGKVSRMRNRGTLHTSLDDDRASNDSPKISFRWEAESCSSISSAYTSVSGASSFKNCSITLNSTAIHEMNRYYPRKGSWITTDSEFVVLEL encoded by the exons ATGCAG CAAGTTCTTCAATGGGTTTTCAAGGAAACTAATGAAAAGGATTCCAcaaagaagaaggaaacgaGTTGCG ATAAAGGAAGTTCTAGATCAAAGGAGATAGTGGTTTCTGTTTCTAATCATTGTGGGGGCTCTCAAAGATCAAAGGGATTTGAAGGAAGGAGATTTGATCTTAAGAGATTGAAGTCATTTGCTTTGTTGTGTAGGAAGGATATTGCCAAGTCCTGCTTTTATAGTACCATTAATATTAAGAGGCCTAGAACGACTCAGGGCGGCTTTGATAATATGCACCAGTATTGGATCCATAAgatgaaaaaagaagatattggTCAAAAGGTGGATTCTTGTTCTGTTCATGCCGGCACCAAGGTGTTGCCGATAACTGATGCCACTCTTGTAGAACAATGCGGCAGTAAGGGTGTAAAGAAAGTTGTGGCCAATGGGGAGAGTAAAACCAAAGGGAAATCAAGAGTGAAGGAACTTTTGAGATGGGCTATGGCTTCTAGATCAGAAAAAGGAGGGAAGTTCATCACTGGCAAG GTTTCACGAATGCGAAACCGAGGAACTCTTCATACAAGCTTGGACGATGATCGAGCGAGTAACGACTCCCCCAAGATCAGTTTCAGATGGGAAGCCGAAAGCTGCTCCTCCATTTCCTCAGCCTACACGTCGGTTTCGGGGGCGTCGTCCTTCAAAAACTGTTCCATTACACTGAATTCCACGGCCATTCATGAAATGAATCGCTATTATCCAAGAAAAGGAAGCTGGATCACTACAGATTCTGAAT TTGTTGTGTTAGAGCTATGA
- the LOC111811382 gene encoding protein argonaute 18-like isoform X1, producing the protein MDRYQKVEKPKPESPINENEIRITSQGAIRNYITYASTLLQDKRVREIVLKAMGQAISKTVSIAEILKKRTPQLHQETSISSVSIIDVWEPIEEGLVPVEMTRHVSMISITLSNRELNKDSPGYQAPQFVEQPKQQYKQQQQQQPRQSRPYYNAVNEDPYGQSRGRGRGRGRGWGRGGYGNYQGGYGNYQGGYGHYQGGYGHYQGGSGGYQGGGPGGYQGNYQDNSGYSNWSRGSGRGRGWTYRGTGYDRGRVGRGYGRGRGRGRIDGQTRDNGGSRNQV; encoded by the exons ATGGATAGGTACCAGAAGGTGGAGAAGCCTAAACCTGAATCGCCGATAAACGAAAATGAAATCCGCATCACAAGTCAAGGCGCTATTCGAAACTACATCACTTATGCTTCTACCCTACTTCAG GACAAACGTGTTAGAGAGATAGTGTTGAAAGCCATGGGGCAGGCAATCAGTAAAACAGTTTCCATTGCAGAAATTTTAAAG AAGAGAACTCCACAATTGCATCAAGAAACTTCCATCAGCTCAGTAAGCATAATTGATGTATGGGAGCCTATTGAAGAAGGTCTTGTACC TGTGGAGATGACTCGACACGTCTCAATGATATCAATTACCCTGTCAAATCGAGAACTAAATAAAGATTCTCCTGG GTATCAAGCTCCACAGTTTGTGGAGCAGCCAAAGCAACAATataagcagcagcagcaacaacagccCAGACAGTCTCGTCCTTATTACAATGCTGTTAACGAAG ATCCATATGGTCAAAGCCGAGGTCGAGGTCGAGGGAGAGGGCGTGGTTGGGGCAGAGGTGGATATGGAAACTACCAAGGGGGATATGGAAACTACCAGGGCGGATATGGCCATTACCAAGGCGGATATGGCCACTATCAAGGTGGATCTGGTGGCTACCAAGGTGGTGGCCCTGGCGGCTACCAAGGCAACTATCAAG ATAATAGTGGGTACTCGAATTGGAGTAGAGGCAGTGGGCGAGGCCGAGGTTGGACATATCGTG GAACTGGCTATGATAGAGGCAGAGTGGGGAGGGGTTACGGTCGAGGTCGGGGTCGGGGTCGGATAGACGGACAAACAAGGGACAATGGTGGCAGTAGAAACCAggtttag
- the LOC111811382 gene encoding protein argonaute 18-like isoform X2, with translation MGQAISKTVSIAEILKKRTPQLHQETSISSVSIIDVWEPIEEGLVPVEMTRHVSMISITLSNRELNKDSPGYQAPQFVEQPKQQYKQQQQQQPRQSRPYYNAVNEDPYGQSRGRGRGRGRGWGRGGYGNYQGGYGNYQGGYGHYQGGYGHYQGGSGGYQGGGPGGYQGNYQDNSGYSNWSRGSGRGRGWTYRGTGYDRGRVGRGYGRGRGRGRIDGQTRDNGGSRNQV, from the exons ATGGGGCAGGCAATCAGTAAAACAGTTTCCATTGCAGAAATTTTAAAG AAGAGAACTCCACAATTGCATCAAGAAACTTCCATCAGCTCAGTAAGCATAATTGATGTATGGGAGCCTATTGAAGAAGGTCTTGTACC TGTGGAGATGACTCGACACGTCTCAATGATATCAATTACCCTGTCAAATCGAGAACTAAATAAAGATTCTCCTGG GTATCAAGCTCCACAGTTTGTGGAGCAGCCAAAGCAACAATataagcagcagcagcaacaacagccCAGACAGTCTCGTCCTTATTACAATGCTGTTAACGAAG ATCCATATGGTCAAAGCCGAGGTCGAGGTCGAGGGAGAGGGCGTGGTTGGGGCAGAGGTGGATATGGAAACTACCAAGGGGGATATGGAAACTACCAGGGCGGATATGGCCATTACCAAGGCGGATATGGCCACTATCAAGGTGGATCTGGTGGCTACCAAGGTGGTGGCCCTGGCGGCTACCAAGGCAACTATCAAG ATAATAGTGGGTACTCGAATTGGAGTAGAGGCAGTGGGCGAGGCCGAGGTTGGACATATCGTG GAACTGGCTATGATAGAGGCAGAGTGGGGAGGGGTTACGGTCGAGGTCGGGGTCGGGGTCGGATAGACGGACAAACAAGGGACAATGGTGGCAGTAGAAACCAggtttag